A section of the Corvus hawaiiensis isolate bCorHaw1 chromosome 16, bCorHaw1.pri.cur, whole genome shotgun sequence genome encodes:
- the PERCC1 gene encoding protein PERCC1: protein MAAGVIQPLAELRLPSPFPHGLLLPTHPEPDFPDVSEEEEEEEEEEDEEEEEVEAVEESVRPELAGVSSTAETTLRLLKFSELISCDIQRYFGRRGREEAPSSCPVPEDCGSPQSTEAVPEAVVPRRSPGATHMLGPLAELFEYGVHRCLPARVAGSKTQRLERKYGHITPMHHRKLPPSFWKEPGPGPASLLHAGTPDFSDLLANWTVEPGPELPGTGRELPGRLGLEAEPFAGL, encoded by the coding sequence ATGGCTGCGGGTGTCATCCAGCCCCTGGCCGAGTTGCGGCTGCCCTCGCCCTTCCCACACGgcctcctgctgcccacgcACCCTGAACCTGACTTCCCCGACGtctccgaggaggaggaggaggaggaagaagaagaggatgaagaggaggaggaagtggaAGCAGTGGAGGAGAGCGTGAGGCCGGAGCTGGCCGGTGTCTCCAGCACTGCCGAGACCACCCTGCGTCTCCTCAAGTTTTCGGAGCTCATCAGCTGCGACATCCAGCGCTACttcgggcggcggggccgggaggaggcccccagcagctgccccgTGCCCGAGGACTGTGGCTCACCCCAGAGCACTGAGGCTGTGCCCGAGGCCGTGGTCCCACGGCGCAGCCCGGGGGCCACACACATGCTGGGGCCGCTGGCCGAGCTCTTTGAGTACGGCGTGCACCGGTGCCTGCCCGCCCGGGTGGCCGGCAGCAAGACACAGCGGCTGGAGAGGAAGTATGGCCACATCACCCCCATGCACCACAGGAAGTTGCCACCCTCCTTCTGGAAAGAGCCAGGCCCAGGCCCTGCCAGCCTCCTTCACGCTGGCACCCCTGACTTCAGCGACCTCCTGGCCAACTGGACAGTGGAGCCAGGGCCAGAGCTGCCAGGCACTGGGCGGGAGCTGCCGGGTCGCCTGGGGCTGGAGGCTGAGCCCTTTGCTGGGCTGTGA
- the CLCN7 gene encoding H(+)/Cl(-) exchange transporter 7 isoform X3: MCCCCPDQHLTPSSFLRIGQLSNVDLNEDIHELETELPRQHPNEIPHNEKLLSLKYESLDYDNSENQLFLEEERRINHAAFRTVEIKRWVICAMIGILTGLVACFIDIVVENLAGLKYRVVKDNIDKFTAKGGLSFSLLLWATLNASVVMVGSVIVAFIEPVAAGSGIPQIKCYLNGVKIPHVVRLKTLVIKVCGVILSVVGGLAVGKEGPMIHSGSVIAAGISQGRSTSLKRDFKIFEYFRRDTEKRDFVSAGAAAGVSAAFGAPVGGVLFSLEEGASFWNQFLTWRIFFASMISTFTLNSVLSVYHGNAWDLSSPGLINFGRFDSEKMGYTIQEIPIFIFMGVVGGILGALFNALNYWLTMFRIRYIHRPCLQVVEAMLVAAVTATVGFVMIYCSRDCQPIQGSSVAYPLQLFCADGEYNSMATAFFNTPEKSVVNLFHDPPGSYNPMTLGMFTLMYFFLACWTYGLTVSAGVFIPSLLIGAAWGRLFGISLSYLTKGSIWADPGKYALMGAAAQLGGIVRMTLSLTVIMMEATGNVTYGFPIMLVLMTAKIVGDYFVEGLYDMHIQLQSVPFLHWEAPVTSHSLTAREVMSTPVTCLRRIERVGTVVDILSDTSSNHNGFPVVESNADTTQVAGLRGLILRSQLIVLLKHKVFVERANLNLVQRRLKLKDFRDAYPRFPPIQSIHVSQDERDCMIDLSEFMNPSPYTVPQEASLPRVFKLFRALGLRHLVVVDNRNEVVGMVTRKDLARYRLGKEGLEELSLAQT; encoded by the exons ctcactccttcctccttcctgcgCATCGGGCAGCTGAGCAATGTGGACCTCAACGAGGACATCCATGAGCTG gagacagAGCTCCCTCGGCAGCATCCCAACGAGATCCCCCACAACGAGAAGCTCCTGTCACTCAAGTACGAG AGCTTGGACTATGACAACAGTGAAAACCAGCTATtcctggaggaggagaggaggataAACCATGCG GCTTTCCGGACTGTGGAGATCAAGCGCTGGGTCATCTGTGCCATGATCGGCATCCTCACTGGCCTTGTCGCCTGCTTCATCGACATCGTGGTGGAGAACCTGGCTGGCCTCAAGTACCGGGTGGTGAAGGACA ACATCGACAAGTTCACTGCCAAAGGGGGCCTGTCTTTCTCCCTGTTACTCTGGGCCACCCTGAACGCCAGCGTGGTGATGGTGGGCTCTGTCATCGTTGCCTTCATAGAG CCCGTGGCAGCCGGCAGCGGCATTCCCCAGATCAAATGTTATCTCAACGGTGTGAAGATCCCACATGTTGTCCGCCTCAAG ACCCTGGTGATCAAAGTCTGTGGGGTCATCCTCTCGGTGGTCGGCGGCCTGGCTGTTGGGAAG GAAGGACCCATGATTCACTCTGGATCCGTGATTGCTGCTGGGATCTCCCAGGGGAGATCCACGTCGTTAAAGCGAGACTTCAAG ATCTTCGAGTACTTCCGCAGAGACACAGAAAAGAGGGACTTTGTGTCTGCTGGAGCTGCCGCCGGCGTCTCGGCTGCATTCGGTGCCCCTGTGG GGGGTGTCCTGTTCAGCTTGGAGGAAGGGGCTTCCTTCTGGAACCAGTTCCTGACGTGGAGAATC TTCTTTGCCTCCATGATCTCCACCTTCACTCTGAACTCTGTCCTGAGCGTTTACCACGGCAATGCCTGGGATCTCTCCAGCCCTGGGCTTATCAACTTTGGCAGATTTGATAGCGAG AAAATGGGATACACAATTCAGGAAATTCCTATCTTCATCTTTATGGGAGTGGTTG GTGGGATCCTCGGAGCCCTGTTCAATGCCCTCAATTACTGGTTGACGATGTTCCGGATCAG GTACATCCACAGGCCCTGCCTCCAGGTGGTTGAGGCCATGCTGGTGGCAGCAGTGACGGCGACTGTGGGATTTGTCATGATTTACTGCTCAAGAGATTGCCAGCCCATCCAGGGGAGTTCTGTGGCGTATCCCCTGCAG cttttctgtgctgATGGAGAGTACAACTCCATGGCCACTGCCTTCTTCAACACACCTGAGAAGAGCGTCGTCAACCTCTTCCATGACCCTCCAG GTTCCTACAACCCCATGACGCTGGGCATGTTCACACTGATGTATTTCTTCCTGGCCTGCTGGACCTACGGCCTGACGGTGTCCGCAGGGGTCttcatcccctccctgctgatCGGGGCAGCCTGGGGAAGGCTCTTCGGCATCTCCCTGTCCTACCTGACCAAGGGCTCG ATCTGGGCTGATCCTGGGAAGTACGCCCTGATGGGAGCTGCTGCACAACTGG GTGGGATAGTGCGGATGACACTGAGTCTTACGGTCATCATGATGGAGGCAACAGGCAACGTCACCTATGGCTTCCCCAtcatgctggtgctgatgaCAGCAAAGATTGTGGGAGACTACTTTGTGGAG GGACTGTACGACATgcacatccagctgcagagcgtCCCCTTCCTGCACTGGGAGGCCCCAGTGACATCCCACTCCCTCACAGCCAG GGAGGTGATGAGCACTCCTGTCACCTGCCTGCGGAGGATCGAGCGCGTGGGCACGGTCGTGGACATCCTCAGTGACACCTCCTCCAACCACAACGGCTTCCCCGTGGTGGAGAGCAACGCTGACACCACACAG GTTGCCGGACTGCGGGGTCTGATCCTGCGTTCCCAGCTCATCGTCCTGCTGAAGCACAAG GTTTTTGTGGAAAGGGCCAACCTGAACCTGGTGCAGCGGCGGCTGAAGCTGAAGGATTTTCGGGATGCCTACCCCCGCTTCCCCCCCATCCAGTCCATTCACGTCTCCCAGGACGAGCGCGACTGCATGATTGACCTCAGCGAGTTCATGAACCCCTCGCCCTACACTGTGCCCCAG GAGGCGTCTCTGCCACGGGTGTTCAAGCTCTTCCGAGCCCTGGGCCTGCGGCACTTGGTGGTCGTGGACAATCGCAATGAG GTGGTGGGAATGGTGACCCGCAAGGACCTCGCCAGGTACCGCCTGGGGAAGGAGGGCCTGGAGGAGCTCTCGCTGGCACAGACGTGA
- the CLCN7 gene encoding H(+)/Cl(-) exchange transporter 7 isoform X1 gives MANVAKKVSWSGRDRDDDEDGRAGETTPLLNGTGPGAAGSARQLTPSSFLRIGQLSNVDLNEDIHELETELPRQHPNEIPHNEKLLSLKYESLDYDNSENQLFLEEERRINHAAFRTVEIKRWVICAMIGILTGLVACFIDIVVENLAGLKYRVVKDNIDKFTAKGGLSFSLLLWATLNASVVMVGSVIVAFIEPVAAGSGIPQIKCYLNGVKIPHVVRLKTLVIKVCGVILSVVGGLAVGKEGPMIHSGSVIAAGISQGRSTSLKRDFKIFEYFRRDTEKRDFVSAGAAAGVSAAFGAPVGGVLFSLEEGASFWNQFLTWRIFFASMISTFTLNSVLSVYHGNAWDLSSPGLINFGRFDSEKMGYTIQEIPIFIFMGVVGGILGALFNALNYWLTMFRIRYIHRPCLQVVEAMLVAAVTATVGFVMIYCSRDCQPIQGSSVAYPLQLFCADGEYNSMATAFFNTPEKSVVNLFHDPPGSYNPMTLGMFTLMYFFLACWTYGLTVSAGVFIPSLLIGAAWGRLFGISLSYLTKGSIWADPGKYALMGAAAQLGGIVRMTLSLTVIMMEATGNVTYGFPIMLVLMTAKIVGDYFVEGLYDMHIQLQSVPFLHWEAPVTSHSLTAREVMSTPVTCLRRIERVGTVVDILSDTSSNHNGFPVVESNADTTQVAGLRGLILRSQLIVLLKHKVFVERANLNLVQRRLKLKDFRDAYPRFPPIQSIHVSQDERDCMIDLSEFMNPSPYTVPQEASLPRVFKLFRALGLRHLVVVDNRNEVVGMVTRKDLARYRLGKEGLEELSLAQT, from the exons ctcactccttcctccttcctgcgCATCGGGCAGCTGAGCAATGTGGACCTCAACGAGGACATCCATGAGCTG gagacagAGCTCCCTCGGCAGCATCCCAACGAGATCCCCCACAACGAGAAGCTCCTGTCACTCAAGTACGAG AGCTTGGACTATGACAACAGTGAAAACCAGCTATtcctggaggaggagaggaggataAACCATGCG GCTTTCCGGACTGTGGAGATCAAGCGCTGGGTCATCTGTGCCATGATCGGCATCCTCACTGGCCTTGTCGCCTGCTTCATCGACATCGTGGTGGAGAACCTGGCTGGCCTCAAGTACCGGGTGGTGAAGGACA ACATCGACAAGTTCACTGCCAAAGGGGGCCTGTCTTTCTCCCTGTTACTCTGGGCCACCCTGAACGCCAGCGTGGTGATGGTGGGCTCTGTCATCGTTGCCTTCATAGAG CCCGTGGCAGCCGGCAGCGGCATTCCCCAGATCAAATGTTATCTCAACGGTGTGAAGATCCCACATGTTGTCCGCCTCAAG ACCCTGGTGATCAAAGTCTGTGGGGTCATCCTCTCGGTGGTCGGCGGCCTGGCTGTTGGGAAG GAAGGACCCATGATTCACTCTGGATCCGTGATTGCTGCTGGGATCTCCCAGGGGAGATCCACGTCGTTAAAGCGAGACTTCAAG ATCTTCGAGTACTTCCGCAGAGACACAGAAAAGAGGGACTTTGTGTCTGCTGGAGCTGCCGCCGGCGTCTCGGCTGCATTCGGTGCCCCTGTGG GGGGTGTCCTGTTCAGCTTGGAGGAAGGGGCTTCCTTCTGGAACCAGTTCCTGACGTGGAGAATC TTCTTTGCCTCCATGATCTCCACCTTCACTCTGAACTCTGTCCTGAGCGTTTACCACGGCAATGCCTGGGATCTCTCCAGCCCTGGGCTTATCAACTTTGGCAGATTTGATAGCGAG AAAATGGGATACACAATTCAGGAAATTCCTATCTTCATCTTTATGGGAGTGGTTG GTGGGATCCTCGGAGCCCTGTTCAATGCCCTCAATTACTGGTTGACGATGTTCCGGATCAG GTACATCCACAGGCCCTGCCTCCAGGTGGTTGAGGCCATGCTGGTGGCAGCAGTGACGGCGACTGTGGGATTTGTCATGATTTACTGCTCAAGAGATTGCCAGCCCATCCAGGGGAGTTCTGTGGCGTATCCCCTGCAG cttttctgtgctgATGGAGAGTACAACTCCATGGCCACTGCCTTCTTCAACACACCTGAGAAGAGCGTCGTCAACCTCTTCCATGACCCTCCAG GTTCCTACAACCCCATGACGCTGGGCATGTTCACACTGATGTATTTCTTCCTGGCCTGCTGGACCTACGGCCTGACGGTGTCCGCAGGGGTCttcatcccctccctgctgatCGGGGCAGCCTGGGGAAGGCTCTTCGGCATCTCCCTGTCCTACCTGACCAAGGGCTCG ATCTGGGCTGATCCTGGGAAGTACGCCCTGATGGGAGCTGCTGCACAACTGG GTGGGATAGTGCGGATGACACTGAGTCTTACGGTCATCATGATGGAGGCAACAGGCAACGTCACCTATGGCTTCCCCAtcatgctggtgctgatgaCAGCAAAGATTGTGGGAGACTACTTTGTGGAG GGACTGTACGACATgcacatccagctgcagagcgtCCCCTTCCTGCACTGGGAGGCCCCAGTGACATCCCACTCCCTCACAGCCAG GGAGGTGATGAGCACTCCTGTCACCTGCCTGCGGAGGATCGAGCGCGTGGGCACGGTCGTGGACATCCTCAGTGACACCTCCTCCAACCACAACGGCTTCCCCGTGGTGGAGAGCAACGCTGACACCACACAG GTTGCCGGACTGCGGGGTCTGATCCTGCGTTCCCAGCTCATCGTCCTGCTGAAGCACAAG GTTTTTGTGGAAAGGGCCAACCTGAACCTGGTGCAGCGGCGGCTGAAGCTGAAGGATTTTCGGGATGCCTACCCCCGCTTCCCCCCCATCCAGTCCATTCACGTCTCCCAGGACGAGCGCGACTGCATGATTGACCTCAGCGAGTTCATGAACCCCTCGCCCTACACTGTGCCCCAG GAGGCGTCTCTGCCACGGGTGTTCAAGCTCTTCCGAGCCCTGGGCCTGCGGCACTTGGTGGTCGTGGACAATCGCAATGAG GTGGTGGGAATGGTGACCCGCAAGGACCTCGCCAGGTACCGCCTGGGGAAGGAGGGCCTGGAGGAGCTCTCGCTGGCACAGACGTGA
- the CLCN7 gene encoding H(+)/Cl(-) exchange transporter 7 isoform X2: MSRCCLAPSQLTPSSFLRIGQLSNVDLNEDIHELETELPRQHPNEIPHNEKLLSLKYESLDYDNSENQLFLEEERRINHAAFRTVEIKRWVICAMIGILTGLVACFIDIVVENLAGLKYRVVKDNIDKFTAKGGLSFSLLLWATLNASVVMVGSVIVAFIEPVAAGSGIPQIKCYLNGVKIPHVVRLKTLVIKVCGVILSVVGGLAVGKEGPMIHSGSVIAAGISQGRSTSLKRDFKIFEYFRRDTEKRDFVSAGAAAGVSAAFGAPVGGVLFSLEEGASFWNQFLTWRIFFASMISTFTLNSVLSVYHGNAWDLSSPGLINFGRFDSEKMGYTIQEIPIFIFMGVVGGILGALFNALNYWLTMFRIRYIHRPCLQVVEAMLVAAVTATVGFVMIYCSRDCQPIQGSSVAYPLQLFCADGEYNSMATAFFNTPEKSVVNLFHDPPGSYNPMTLGMFTLMYFFLACWTYGLTVSAGVFIPSLLIGAAWGRLFGISLSYLTKGSIWADPGKYALMGAAAQLGGIVRMTLSLTVIMMEATGNVTYGFPIMLVLMTAKIVGDYFVEGLYDMHIQLQSVPFLHWEAPVTSHSLTAREVMSTPVTCLRRIERVGTVVDILSDTSSNHNGFPVVESNADTTQVAGLRGLILRSQLIVLLKHKVFVERANLNLVQRRLKLKDFRDAYPRFPPIQSIHVSQDERDCMIDLSEFMNPSPYTVPQEASLPRVFKLFRALGLRHLVVVDNRNEVVGMVTRKDLARYRLGKEGLEELSLAQT; this comes from the exons ATGAGCCGCTGCTGTCTGGCACCTTCCCAG ctcactccttcctccttcctgcgCATCGGGCAGCTGAGCAATGTGGACCTCAACGAGGACATCCATGAGCTG gagacagAGCTCCCTCGGCAGCATCCCAACGAGATCCCCCACAACGAGAAGCTCCTGTCACTCAAGTACGAG AGCTTGGACTATGACAACAGTGAAAACCAGCTATtcctggaggaggagaggaggataAACCATGCG GCTTTCCGGACTGTGGAGATCAAGCGCTGGGTCATCTGTGCCATGATCGGCATCCTCACTGGCCTTGTCGCCTGCTTCATCGACATCGTGGTGGAGAACCTGGCTGGCCTCAAGTACCGGGTGGTGAAGGACA ACATCGACAAGTTCACTGCCAAAGGGGGCCTGTCTTTCTCCCTGTTACTCTGGGCCACCCTGAACGCCAGCGTGGTGATGGTGGGCTCTGTCATCGTTGCCTTCATAGAG CCCGTGGCAGCCGGCAGCGGCATTCCCCAGATCAAATGTTATCTCAACGGTGTGAAGATCCCACATGTTGTCCGCCTCAAG ACCCTGGTGATCAAAGTCTGTGGGGTCATCCTCTCGGTGGTCGGCGGCCTGGCTGTTGGGAAG GAAGGACCCATGATTCACTCTGGATCCGTGATTGCTGCTGGGATCTCCCAGGGGAGATCCACGTCGTTAAAGCGAGACTTCAAG ATCTTCGAGTACTTCCGCAGAGACACAGAAAAGAGGGACTTTGTGTCTGCTGGAGCTGCCGCCGGCGTCTCGGCTGCATTCGGTGCCCCTGTGG GGGGTGTCCTGTTCAGCTTGGAGGAAGGGGCTTCCTTCTGGAACCAGTTCCTGACGTGGAGAATC TTCTTTGCCTCCATGATCTCCACCTTCACTCTGAACTCTGTCCTGAGCGTTTACCACGGCAATGCCTGGGATCTCTCCAGCCCTGGGCTTATCAACTTTGGCAGATTTGATAGCGAG AAAATGGGATACACAATTCAGGAAATTCCTATCTTCATCTTTATGGGAGTGGTTG GTGGGATCCTCGGAGCCCTGTTCAATGCCCTCAATTACTGGTTGACGATGTTCCGGATCAG GTACATCCACAGGCCCTGCCTCCAGGTGGTTGAGGCCATGCTGGTGGCAGCAGTGACGGCGACTGTGGGATTTGTCATGATTTACTGCTCAAGAGATTGCCAGCCCATCCAGGGGAGTTCTGTGGCGTATCCCCTGCAG cttttctgtgctgATGGAGAGTACAACTCCATGGCCACTGCCTTCTTCAACACACCTGAGAAGAGCGTCGTCAACCTCTTCCATGACCCTCCAG GTTCCTACAACCCCATGACGCTGGGCATGTTCACACTGATGTATTTCTTCCTGGCCTGCTGGACCTACGGCCTGACGGTGTCCGCAGGGGTCttcatcccctccctgctgatCGGGGCAGCCTGGGGAAGGCTCTTCGGCATCTCCCTGTCCTACCTGACCAAGGGCTCG ATCTGGGCTGATCCTGGGAAGTACGCCCTGATGGGAGCTGCTGCACAACTGG GTGGGATAGTGCGGATGACACTGAGTCTTACGGTCATCATGATGGAGGCAACAGGCAACGTCACCTATGGCTTCCCCAtcatgctggtgctgatgaCAGCAAAGATTGTGGGAGACTACTTTGTGGAG GGACTGTACGACATgcacatccagctgcagagcgtCCCCTTCCTGCACTGGGAGGCCCCAGTGACATCCCACTCCCTCACAGCCAG GGAGGTGATGAGCACTCCTGTCACCTGCCTGCGGAGGATCGAGCGCGTGGGCACGGTCGTGGACATCCTCAGTGACACCTCCTCCAACCACAACGGCTTCCCCGTGGTGGAGAGCAACGCTGACACCACACAG GTTGCCGGACTGCGGGGTCTGATCCTGCGTTCCCAGCTCATCGTCCTGCTGAAGCACAAG GTTTTTGTGGAAAGGGCCAACCTGAACCTGGTGCAGCGGCGGCTGAAGCTGAAGGATTTTCGGGATGCCTACCCCCGCTTCCCCCCCATCCAGTCCATTCACGTCTCCCAGGACGAGCGCGACTGCATGATTGACCTCAGCGAGTTCATGAACCCCTCGCCCTACACTGTGCCCCAG GAGGCGTCTCTGCCACGGGTGTTCAAGCTCTTCCGAGCCCTGGGCCTGCGGCACTTGGTGGTCGTGGACAATCGCAATGAG GTGGTGGGAATGGTGACCCGCAAGGACCTCGCCAGGTACCGCCTGGGGAAGGAGGGCCTGGAGGAGCTCTCGCTGGCACAGACGTGA